A DNA window from Enoplosus armatus isolate fEnoArm2 chromosome 9, fEnoArm2.hap1, whole genome shotgun sequence contains the following coding sequences:
- the etfb gene encoding electron transfer flavoprotein subunit beta gives MSGRVLVGVKRVIDYAVKIRVKPDNSAVVTDGVKHSMNPFCEIAVEEAVKLKEKKLIKEVVAVSCGPQQAQETIRTALAMGADRGIHVEVTGKDYETLGPLQVSKIMAALAKKEEAQLVILGKQAIDDDCNQTGQMTAALLDWPQGTFASEVSLEGDKIKVVREIDGGLETIKINTPAVVTADLRLNTPRYATLPNIMKAKKKKIANVKPADLGVDLTSRLEVLRVDEPPQRQAGVKVETVDDLVGKLKEAGTV, from the exons ATGTCTGGCCGTGTTCTCGTTGGAGTTAAGCGTGTCATTGACTACGCCGTTAAG attCGTGTGAAGCCAGACAACAGCGCAGTGGTGACGGATGGTGTTAAACACTCAATGAACCCCTTCTGTGAGATCGCTGTGGAGGAAGCGGTCaagctgaaggagaagaagctTATTAAGGAGGTTGTGGCTGTCAGCTGTGGACCACAGCAAGCACAG GAGACCATCCGTACTGCCCTTGCCATGGGAGCAGACCGTGGCATTCATGTGGAAGTGACTGGGAAAGACTATGAAACCCTGGGACCCCTGCAGGTCTCCAAGATCATGGCTGCTTTGGCCAAGAAGGAGGAGGCTCAACTCGTCATCCTTGGCAAACAG GCCATCGATGATGACTGCAATCAGACTGGTCAGATGACAGCAGCCTTACTGGACTGGCCTCAG GGTACTTTCGCATCAGAGGTGTCATTGGAAGGAGACAAGATTAAAGTGGTGAGAGAAATTGATGGCGGCCTGGAAACTATTAAGATCAACACACCAGCAGTGGTTACCGCAGACCTTCGACTCAACACCCCAAGATATGCCACCCTGCCCAATATCATG aaagccaagaagaagaagatagcTAACGTGAAGCCTGCAGACTTAGGGGTGGACCTCACATCGCGGTTGGAGGTGTTGAGAGTGGATGAGCCCCCACAGAGACAGGCGGGGGTGAAGGTGGAGACGGTGGACGACCTGGTGGGCAAGCTGAAGGAGGCGGGGACTGTATAG